From Camelina sativa cultivar DH55 chromosome 7, Cs, whole genome shotgun sequence, one genomic window encodes:
- the LOC104702066 gene encoding polyadenylate-binding protein 2-B-like: MEKRLKKYSTSTDVEPVHHHAHKVTNPLHKATNKRELNNLEIEEKRKKQKKHNERSEEMQMEKYEKEIEKLKKSLKEMTETIKELRQIIQTSAVLPLPFRNREECNYGNKDHLGQNDHTLFCQGFDISVPRHEIKSALWKHFSLCGKVTRVYVPIECATGVALGFAFIDLAKHYKKGLKLNGSFLGGRKLCVMIGTARKELFGLDEDFAGCKRCPRYNPYRRNLTYHHEKYRQWISSLPMVGTRFSKIGRFTAIIGRLHGHGTVWIKLR, translated from the exons ATGGAAAAGAGGCTCAAGAAATACTCGACATCCACCGAT GTTGAACCAGTTCATCATCATGCGCATAAGGTCACAAATCCTTTGCATAaag CTACTAATAAGAGAGAGCTGAATAATTTGGAAATCGAAGAAAAacggaagaagcagaagaaacacAATGAGAGATCTGAGGAG ATGCAGATGGAGAAATATGAGAAG GAAAtagaaaaattgaagaaatctTTGAAAGAGATGACTGAAACAATTAAAGAACTACGGCAGATTATTCAAACAAGTGCCGTTTTACCTTTACCGTTCAGa AACCGTGAAGAGTGCAATTACGGAAATAAAGATCATCTGGGGCAAAATGATCACACCCTTTTTTGTCAAGGATTTGATATTTCCGTTCCTAGGCATGAAATCAAGAGCGCATTGTGGAAACATTTCTCTTTATGTGGAAAGGTCACAAGGGTTTATGTTCCCATAGAGTGTGCTACCGGTGTTGCCTTGGG tTTTGCTTTTATTGATCTGgcaaaacattataaaaaggGGTTAAAACTCAATGGAAGTTTCTTGGGAGGACGGAAGCTCTGTGTTATGATTGGCACAGCTAGAAAGGAATTATTTGGCCTTGATGAGGACTTTGCAGGTTGTAAACGTTGCCCTCGCTATAATCCATACAGAAGAAACTTAACCTACCACCATGAAAAATACAG GCAGTGGATTTCGTCGCTTCCAATGGTTGGCACTCGCTTTAGCAAAATTGGTCGTTTTACAGCCATTATTGGCAGGCTTCACGGGCACGGCACCGTTTG GATCAAACTTAGATGA
- the LOC104702067 gene encoding mitogen-activated protein kinase 15 encodes MGGGGNLVDGVRRWLFFQRRPSSSSSSNNHHDQIHNHPPTVSSIPDDPNNDGDFTKLTFFEDFDPSKLKQIKVPKRNHLPMEKKIIPNSEFFTEYGEANRYQIQEVVGKGSYGVVGSAIDTHTGERVAIKKINDVFDHISDATRILREIKLLRLLLHPDVVEIKHIMLPPSRREFRDVYVVFELMESDLHQVIKANDDLTPDHHQFFLYQLLRGLKYVHAANVFHRDLKPKNILANADCKLKICDFGLARVSFNDAPTAIFWTDYVATRWYRAPELCGSFFSKYTPAIDIWSVGCIFAEMLLGKPLFPGKNVVHQLDIMTDFLGTPSPEAISKIRNDKARRYLGNMRKKQPVPFSKKFPKADPSALRLLERLIAFDPKDRPSAEEALADPYFSGLSSSEREPSTQPISKLEFEFERKKLTTDDIRELIYREILEYHPQMLEEYLRGGNQLSFMYPSGVDRFRRQFAHLEENQGQGGRSNALQRQHASLPRERVPTSKNETVEESSNDIERRTAAAVASTLDSPKASQQPEGTENGGGGYSARNLMKSSSISGSKCIGVQSKTKTEDPIAEEQDETVAEMAVKVASLHNS; translated from the exons ATGGGTGGTGGTGGCAATCTCGTCGACGGTGTTCGTCGTTGGCTTTTTTTTCAACgccgtccttcttcttcctcttcctcaaatAATCATCACGATCAGATTCACAACCATCCTCCCACCGTTTCTTCTATTCCCGACGACCCTAACAACGACGGAGACTTTACGAAACTTACTTTTTTTGAAGATTTCGATCCCTCTAAGCTAAAGCAGATTAAAGTTCCCAAACGAAATCACTTACCTATGGAGAAGAAG ATAATACCTAATTCTGAATTCTTCACCGAGTATGGAGAAGCAAATAGGTATCAGATTCAAGAAGTTGTTGGCAAAGGTAGCTACGGAGTTGTTGGTTCTGCTATTGATACTCACACTGGAGAAAGAGTTGCTATTAAGAAGATCAACGATGTGTTTGATCATATCTCTGATGCGACTAGGATTCTTAGGGAGATTAAGTTGTTACGTTTGCTTCTTCATCCTGATGTTGTGGAGATTAAACATATCATGCTTCCTCCTTCCCGTAGAGAGTTTCGAGATGTTTATGTTGTCTTTGAGTTGATGGAATCTGATCTTCATCAGGTTATTAAAGCTAATGATGATTTAACTCCTGATCATCATCAGTTTTTCTTGTACCAGCTTCTCCGTGGTTTGAAGTATGTTCATGCTG CCAATGTGTTTCATCGGGATTTGAAACCTAAGAACATTCTTGCTAATGCTGATTGCAAATTGAAGATTTGTGACTTTGGTCTAGCTCGTGTTTCCTTTAATGATGCCCCTACCGCTATTTTTTGGACT gattATGTCGCTACTCGGTGGTATCGTGCCCCTGAACTCTGTGGATCCTTTTTCTCCAAA TATACCCCTGCAATTGATATTTGGAGTGTTGGTTGCATATTCGCCGAAATGCTTTTAGGGAAGCCGTTGTTCCCTGGAAAAAACGTGGTTCACCAATTGGATATAATGACCGATTTTCTTGGCACTCCATCTCCAGAGGCGATATCAAAG ATCAGAAATGATAAGGCGAGGAGATATCTTGGCAACATGAGGAAAAAACAACCAGTCCCATTCTCTAAAAAATTCCCTAAAGCAGATCCTTCCGCCCTCCGCCTTTTGGAACGCCTGATTGCCTTTGATCCAAAAGATCGTCCGTCTGCTGAAGAA GCATTAGCTGATCCATACTTCAGTGGTCTGTCAAGTTCAGAGCGGGAACCATCGACACAGCCGATTTCAAAGCTTGAATTTgagtttgagagaaagaaattgACGACGGATGATATCAGAGAGTTAATTTACCGAGAG atatTAGAATATCATCCTCAGATGCTGGAGGAATACCTTCGTGGTGGCAATCAGCTCAGCTTCATGTACCCCAG TGGGGTAGATCGATTTAGGAGGCAGTTTGCTCATCTCGAAGAAAATCAAGGTCAGGGAGGAAGAAGTAACGCACTTCAGAGACAGCATGCTTCCTTACCAAG AGAGCGAGTTCCTACATCCAAGAATGAAACAGTCGAAGAAAGCAGCAACGATATTGAGAGAAGAACAGCAGCTGCTGTAGCTTCAACCTTAGACAGTCCCAAAGCTTCACAACAACCTGAAGGTACAGAAAATGGAGGAGGAGGGTATAGTGCGCGCAACCTGATGAAAAGCTCTAGCATCAGTGGTTCTAAATGTATAGGTGttcaatcaaaaaccaaaactgag GATCCCATAGCAGAGGAACAAGATGAGACTGTTGCTGAGATGGCTGTGAAAGTTGCATCTTTACACAATTCTtag